A single region of the Massilia sp. erpn genome encodes:
- a CDS encoding cell envelope integrity protein TolA has product MMLFQFTRSHTDHHEYCEACGQRLPAPGGYGDKQPNRIGIAISVALHVLVALYFLFGPNRKIVLTPPAKEGEMVWVAPLPKTKPSKPKTQPQPEQKPTPRKTQPAKITPRIVPQRHNPNAITQVEIPEQPRTQQPAKLTPPPPQVDDMQAMVEAARRRRGAVPSAEAAPESDDDRARRIARANIMGAQGRSANGERNETGGIFDVTNKTFNSADVKFRGWNTNFKRQWLQQVHVEVSGEADIETAVVKKMIELIRKEKPGDFEWESHRLGKVVRMSARKDDEAELASFLMKEMFPEYRRAR; this is encoded by the coding sequence ATGATGTTGTTTCAGTTCACCCGTTCCCACACGGATCACCACGAGTATTGCGAAGCGTGCGGCCAGCGCCTGCCGGCGCCGGGCGGCTACGGCGACAAACAGCCGAACCGCATCGGCATCGCCATCTCGGTGGCCCTGCACGTGCTGGTGGCGCTGTACTTTCTGTTTGGCCCGAATCGCAAGATTGTCCTGACCCCGCCGGCCAAGGAAGGCGAAATGGTGTGGGTCGCGCCGCTGCCGAAAACCAAGCCCAGCAAGCCCAAAACCCAGCCCCAGCCTGAACAGAAGCCCACGCCGCGCAAGACCCAGCCGGCCAAGATCACGCCGCGCATCGTGCCGCAGCGCCACAACCCGAACGCCATCACCCAGGTCGAAATTCCCGAGCAGCCGCGTACGCAGCAGCCGGCCAAGCTGACCCCGCCGCCGCCGCAAGTGGACGATATGCAGGCCATGGTTGAAGCGGCGCGCCGCCGCCGCGGCGCCGTGCCCTCGGCCGAAGCCGCGCCCGAAAGCGACGACGACCGCGCCCGCCGCATTGCCCGCGCCAACATCATGGGCGCCCAGGGCCGCAGCGCCAATGGCGAGCGCAACGAAACCGGCGGCATCTTCGACGTCACCAACAAAACCTTCAACAGCGCCGACGTCAAATTCCGTGGCTGGAACACCAACTTCAAGCGCCAATGGCTGCAGCAGGTGCACGTTGAAGTGAGCGGCGAAGCCGATATCGAAACGGCCGTGGTGAAAAAGATGATCGAGCTCATCCGCAAAGAAAAGCCCGGCGACTTCGAATGGGAATCGCACCGCCTCGGCAAGGTGGTGCGCATGAGCGCGCGCAAGGACGACGAAGCCGAACTGGCCTCTTTCCTGATGAAGGAAATGTTCCCCGAATACCGCCGCGCCCGCTAA
- a CDS encoding efflux RND transporter permease subunit: MNLSELSIRRPVMVVLLSLSVILAGVLSYSHIPVAALPSYNTPVINVSADLPGASPETMASSVALPLEKQFSTIAGLSLITSTSNLGSTSLTLEFDPSINVNQAAVDVQAALLRAQRALPQEMTELPSYRKVNPADAPVLFMAMTSPSLSLSELNDYAENLIAPSLSTLPGVAQVSVNGQKRFAVRVRAKADLLNARNLTLDELATAVRAANANTPLGILDGPSQTLTIQGNAQLMKAAEFAELIIANRNGQPVRLKDVATVEDSFQSVKTAGSYNGERSIVLMVQRQPDANTVQVVDGVRALLPRFRAQLPQSIKINLVNDRSVSIREAIHDVNLTLALTVVLVVLVIFLFLRRLAATFIPAVTMPISLLGALALLYAFGYSLDNVSLLGITLAVGLVVDDAIVVLENIVRHIEHGMKPLQAALVGSREMGFTIISISISLVAVFIPIFFMPGVIGLLFHEFAVVVALSVLVSAVVSLTLVPMLAARFMPADSHETSGDDSFIGRHFEAAFGKLRDGYARTLDVALHHRYIVLAIAIATFVLTVIMYATIPKGFFPEEDLGQIQATTEASEDISSSAMLELQMQVVERMRANPNVQDVTSFSSGGNTGRMFLVLKPRGERAKMPEVLDSLRKSARQVAGIAVYLRPAQNLQLGGRPSKSRYQYTLQSVSSDALNDWAGKFVESMRADQDFRDVTTDSQNRGLQASLKIDRDKANTLGVKIADIRSALYLAFGERQVSTIYSAAASYYVILEAATEDRQFDDALTKVSVRNASGQLVQLSSFASVERTVGPTSVNHQGQLQAITISFNLAPDVPLGNATAKIDRMGAEMGLPPSIITTYGGDAAVFQSSQSSQLILIIAALGVIYVLLGVLYESYIHPLTILAGLPSAAVGALLTLWLFNLDLTMIAIIGILMLIGIVKKNAIMMIDFALQAQRTEGRTPQEAIREACVLRFRPILMTTLAAMMGALPIALGLGAGAELRQPLGLAVVGGLLFSQVITLYITPVIYLFLDKYSGNGPMSDAELAEEAEEEGGKLVELKAVSALKH, translated from the coding sequence ATGAATCTGTCCGAACTGAGCATCCGGCGCCCCGTCATGGTGGTGCTGCTGTCGCTGAGCGTGATCCTGGCCGGCGTGCTGTCCTATTCGCACATCCCGGTCGCCGCTCTGCCCAGCTATAACACCCCGGTCATCAACGTCAGCGCCGACCTGCCCGGCGCCAGCCCGGAAACCATGGCCTCGTCCGTGGCCCTGCCGCTGGAAAAGCAATTCTCCACCATTGCCGGCCTGAGCCTGATCACCTCGACCAGCAATCTCGGCTCCACCTCGCTGACCCTGGAATTCGACCCCAGCATCAACGTCAACCAGGCCGCCGTCGACGTGCAGGCGGCCCTGCTGCGCGCCCAGCGCGCGCTGCCGCAGGAAATGACGGAGCTGCCGTCCTACCGCAAGGTCAACCCGGCCGACGCGCCGGTGCTGTTCATGGCCATGACCTCGCCCTCGCTCAGTCTGTCCGAGCTCAACGATTACGCGGAAAACCTGATCGCGCCCAGCCTGTCCACCCTGCCGGGCGTGGCCCAGGTCTCGGTCAACGGCCAGAAGCGCTTCGCCGTGCGCGTGCGCGCCAAGGCCGACCTGCTCAACGCGCGCAATCTGACCCTGGACGAGCTGGCCACGGCCGTGCGCGCCGCCAACGCCAACACCCCGCTCGGCATTCTCGACGGCCCCAGCCAGACCCTGACCATCCAGGGCAATGCCCAGCTCATGAAGGCGGCCGAATTCGCCGAACTGATCATCGCCAACCGCAATGGCCAGCCGGTGCGTCTGAAAGACGTCGCCACCGTCGAAGACAGCTTCCAGTCGGTGAAAACGGCCGGCAGCTATAACGGCGAACGCTCCATCGTGCTCATGGTGCAGCGCCAGCCCGACGCCAATACCGTGCAGGTGGTCGACGGCGTGCGCGCGCTCTTGCCGCGCTTCCGCGCCCAGCTGCCGCAATCGATCAAGATCAACCTCGTCAACGACCGCTCGGTCTCGATCCGCGAAGCCATCCACGACGTCAACCTGACCCTGGCGCTGACCGTGGTGCTGGTGGTGCTGGTGATCTTCCTCTTCCTGCGCCGTCTGGCCGCGACCTTCATCCCGGCCGTCACCATGCCGATCTCGTTGCTCGGCGCGCTGGCCCTGCTGTACGCCTTCGGCTACAGCCTGGACAACGTGTCCCTGCTCGGCATCACGCTGGCCGTGGGCTTGGTGGTGGACGATGCCATCGTGGTGCTGGAAAACATCGTGCGCCATATCGAGCATGGCATGAAGCCCTTGCAGGCCGCCCTGGTCGGCTCGCGTGAAATGGGCTTCACGATTATTTCGATTTCGATCTCGCTGGTGGCGGTCTTCATTCCGATCTTCTTCATGCCGGGCGTGATCGGCCTGCTGTTCCATGAATTCGCCGTGGTGGTGGCGCTGTCGGTGCTGGTCTCGGCCGTGGTCTCGCTGACCCTGGTGCCCATGCTGGCGGCGCGCTTCATGCCGGCCGACTCGCACGAAACCTCGGGCGACGACAGCTTCATCGGCCGCCACTTCGAGGCGGCTTTCGGCAAGCTGCGCGACGGCTATGCGCGCACGCTGGACGTGGCCCTGCACCACCGCTACATCGTGCTGGCCATCGCCATCGCCACCTTCGTGCTGACAGTGATCATGTACGCCACCATTCCCAAAGGCTTCTTCCCCGAGGAAGACCTGGGCCAGATCCAGGCCACCACGGAAGCCTCGGAAGACATCTCGTCCTCGGCCATGCTGGAATTGCAGATGCAGGTAGTGGAGCGCATGCGCGCCAACCCGAATGTGCAAGACGTGACGTCCTTCTCCAGCGGCGGCAATACCGGCCGCATGTTCCTCGTGCTTAAGCCGCGCGGCGAACGCGCCAAGATGCCGGAAGTGCTGGACAGCCTGCGCAAATCGGCGCGCCAGGTGGCCGGCATTGCCGTCTACCTGCGCCCGGCGCAGAACCTGCAGCTGGGCGGCCGTCCGAGCAAGAGCCGCTACCAGTACACCCTGCAGTCGGTCAGCTCCGATGCGCTGAATGACTGGGCCGGCAAGTTCGTCGAATCGATGCGCGCCGACCAGGACTTCCGCGACGTCACCACCGACTCGCAGAACCGCGGCCTGCAGGCTTCGCTCAAGATCGACCGCGACAAGGCCAATACCCTGGGCGTGAAGATCGCCGATATCCGCAGCGCGCTGTATCTCGCCTTCGGCGAGCGCCAGGTCTCGACCATCTATTCCGCGGCCGCCAGCTACTACGTGATCCTGGAAGCAGCCACCGAAGACCGCCAGTTCGACGATGCGCTGACCAAGGTCTCGGTGCGCAATGCCAGCGGCCAACTGGTGCAGCTGTCGAGCTTCGCCTCGGTCGAGCGCACGGTGGGGCCGACCTCGGTCAACCACCAGGGCCAGTTGCAGGCGATCACGATTTCCTTCAATCTGGCGCCCGATGTCCCGCTCGGCAATGCCACGGCCAAGATCGACCGCATGGGCGCCGAAATGGGCTTGCCGCCTTCCATCATCACGACCTATGGCGGCGACGCGGCCGTGTTCCAGAGCTCGCAGAGCAGCCAGCTCATCCTGATCATTGCCGCGCTCGGCGTGATCTACGTGTTGCTGGGCGTGCTGTACGAAAGCTATATCCACCCGCTGACGATTCTGGCCGGCCTGCCGTCGGCCGCCGTCGGCGCGCTGCTGACCTTGTGGCTCTTCAACCTCGATCTGACCATGATCGCCATCATCGGTATTCTGATGCTGATCGGCATCGTCAAGAAGAACGCCATCATGATGATCGACTTCGCCCTGCAAGCCCAGCGCACGGAAGGGCGCACGCCGCAGGAGGCGATCCGAGAAGCCTGCGTGCTGCGCTTCCGTCCCATCCTGATGACCACCCTGGCCGCCATGATGGGCGCGCTGCCCATCGCGCTCGGCCTGGGCGCGGGTGCTGAGCTGCGCCAGCCGTTGGGCCTGGCGGTGGTCGGTGGCCTGCTGTTCTCGCAGGTGATTACGCTCTACATCACCCCGGTGATCTACCTCTTCCTCGACAAATACAGCGGCAACGGTCCCATGAGCGATGCCGAGCTGGCCGAGGAGGCGGAGGAAGAGGGCGGCAAGCTGGTCGAGCTGAAAGCTGTCAGCGCGCTCAAGCACTGA
- a CDS encoding efflux RND transporter periplasmic adaptor subunit yields MKKKTLGILVGVAVLIGAGAWHFTHKPAEGQGAGKSGANAMGQGPTTVNVVAPVRQDVPVLLQANGTVSPISTVDLHPQTTSTIAKVHVKEGQFVKEGELMFSLDARSEAANLDKAEAQVAKDRATLADLERQYKRSQELLNQKFIAQGAVDTLKSQVEGARATLEADIAAARAQKVSQSYTVIRAPLAGRVGAINVYPGSLVQLSTSLAVITQLNPINVAFTLPESSLAALLDAQRAGKVAVQVFQNNSNQPIDGQLSFIDNTVDPVAGVIRVKAQFDNRDTRLWPGQYVNTKLTVQTLKDALVVPQNAIITNTRGTFVYTVAPDNTATVVNVQRLHAFGTQAAVTGLKGDEKIIVEGKQNLRPGGKIRIADAAGTKHGGKGQQQKGKAE; encoded by the coding sequence ATGAAAAAGAAGACACTGGGAATTCTGGTAGGCGTAGCTGTCCTGATCGGCGCGGGCGCTTGGCATTTCACGCATAAACCGGCGGAAGGCCAGGGCGCCGGCAAGTCCGGCGCCAATGCCATGGGCCAGGGACCGACCACGGTGAATGTGGTCGCGCCGGTGCGCCAGGATGTGCCGGTATTACTGCAGGCCAATGGCACGGTCAGCCCGATCAGCACGGTCGACCTGCATCCCCAGACCACCAGCACCATTGCCAAGGTCCATGTGAAGGAAGGCCAGTTCGTCAAGGAAGGCGAACTGATGTTCTCGCTCGACGCCCGCAGCGAGGCGGCCAACCTGGACAAGGCCGAGGCCCAGGTGGCCAAGGACCGCGCCACCCTGGCCGACCTGGAGCGCCAGTACAAGCGCAGCCAGGAATTGCTGAACCAGAAATTCATCGCCCAGGGTGCCGTCGATACCTTGAAGAGCCAGGTCGAGGGCGCGCGCGCCACCCTGGAAGCCGATATCGCCGCCGCCCGCGCCCAGAAGGTGAGCCAGAGCTATACCGTGATCCGCGCCCCGCTGGCGGGCCGGGTGGGCGCCATCAATGTCTATCCGGGCAGCCTGGTGCAGCTGTCGACCTCGCTGGCCGTGATCACCCAGCTCAACCCCATCAATGTCGCCTTCACGCTGCCCGAAAGCAGCCTGGCGGCCCTGCTCGACGCCCAGCGCGCCGGCAAGGTGGCGGTGCAGGTGTTCCAGAACAATTCGAACCAGCCTATCGATGGCCAGCTCAGCTTTATCGACAATACCGTCGATCCGGTGGCCGGCGTGATCCGCGTGAAGGCCCAGTTCGACAACCGCGACACCCGGCTCTGGCCCGGCCAGTACGTGAACACCAAGCTCACCGTGCAAACCCTGAAAGACGCCTTGGTGGTGCCGCAAAACGCTATCATTACGAATACCCGTGGTACTTTCGTCTACACCGTGGCACCCGACAATACGGCCACCGTGGTGAATGTGCAGCGCCTGCATGCCTTCGGCACCCAGGCCGCTGTAACCGGCCTGAAGGGCGATGAAAAGATCATCGTGGAAGGCAAGCAAAACCTGCGTCCCGGCGGCAAGATCCGCATCGCCGATGCGGCCGGCACCAAGCATGGCGGCAAAGGCCAGCAGCAGAAGGGTAAGGCGGAATGA
- a CDS encoding ATP-binding protein: MRDGQLLRLSVLPPRSPPPTGHNEYAVFLPFLLSIAILAYLVTRMTMRPLKKLAQAAKDLGNDINHPPLALAGASEIRQAGAAFNAMQARIRQHIFQRTEMLAAITHDLQTPLTRMRLRLEKVRDEDLQQKLIGDLSAMQQMVKEGLDLARSMDATEAMQALDLDSLLDSVCADAADAGQRVVLDGRSAMAMMCRPLDIRRCLVNLLDNAVKYGQQAHVAVERVGGAARIRIRDSGPGIPADQLARVFEPFYRIETSRSRSSGGTGLGLTIARNIAEQHGATLTLANLEQGGLEVTLVIPEYYAGK, from the coding sequence ATGCGCGACGGCCAGCTGCTCAGGCTCTCGGTGCTGCCGCCGCGCTCGCCGCCACCCACCGGCCATAACGAATACGCCGTCTTCCTGCCCTTCCTGCTCAGCATCGCCATCCTGGCCTACCTGGTCACGCGCATGACCATGCGGCCGCTGAAAAAGCTGGCCCAGGCCGCCAAAGACCTGGGCAACGACATCAACCACCCGCCGCTGGCCCTGGCCGGCGCCAGCGAGATCCGCCAGGCCGGCGCCGCCTTCAACGCCATGCAGGCGCGCATCCGCCAGCACATCTTCCAGCGCACCGAGATGCTGGCCGCCATCACCCACGATCTGCAAACCCCGTTGACCCGCATGCGCCTGCGTCTGGAAAAAGTGCGGGATGAGGATTTGCAGCAAAAGCTGATCGGCGACCTGTCGGCCATGCAGCAGATGGTCAAGGAAGGCCTGGACCTGGCGCGCAGCATGGACGCCACCGAAGCCATGCAAGCCCTCGACCTCGACTCCTTGCTCGACAGCGTTTGCGCCGATGCCGCCGATGCCGGCCAGCGCGTCGTGCTGGATGGCCGCTCGGCCATGGCGATGATGTGCCGGCCGTTGGATATTCGCCGTTGTCTCGTCAACTTGCTCGATAACGCCGTTAAATACGGCCAACAGGCGCACGTCGCGGTCGAACGTGTCGGCGGCGCGGCGCGCATCCGCATCCGCGACAGCGGCCCCGGCATCCCGGCCGACCAGCTGGCGCGCGTGTTCGAACCGTTTTACCGCATCGAAACTTCGCGTTCGCGCAGCTCGGGCGGCACGGGCTTGGGCCTGACCATCGCGCGCAATATCGCCGAGCAGCACGGCGCCACCCTGACCCTGGCCAATCTGGAGCAGGGCGGACTCGAAGTCACTCTCGTGATCCCGGAGTATTACGCCGGTAAATGA
- a CDS encoding response regulator gives MEPSATLLIVDDDRDIRTLLADYLESNGYRTLGAADGAAMWKVLDETRPDLVVLDLNLPGEDGLTLCRKLRAHSTLPVIMLTARSEPLDRILGLEMGADDYLPKPFEPRELLARIRSVLRRSNSQPAGVSDQAQQIRFSGWTLDLTARHLLNPQGIVIMLSGAEFRLLKVFLEHPNRVLNRDQLLNLTQGRDADPFDRSIDIQISRLRQKLGEDARMPQIIKTVRNGGYVLAGAVSVEPAA, from the coding sequence ATGGAACCATCTGCTACTCTTCTGATCGTCGATGACGACCGCGACATCCGCACCCTGCTGGCCGACTACCTGGAGTCGAACGGTTACCGCACCCTGGGCGCGGCGGACGGCGCCGCCATGTGGAAGGTGCTCGATGAAACCCGCCCCGATCTGGTCGTGCTGGACCTGAACCTGCCGGGCGAGGATGGCTTGACCCTGTGCCGCAAGCTGCGCGCCCATTCGACCTTGCCGGTCATCATGCTGACTGCGCGCAGCGAGCCGCTCGACCGCATCCTCGGCCTGGAGATGGGTGCCGACGATTACCTGCCCAAGCCTTTCGAGCCGCGCGAGCTGCTGGCGCGCATCCGTAGCGTCTTGCGCCGCAGTAACTCGCAGCCGGCCGGCGTATCCGACCAGGCCCAGCAGATCCGCTTCTCGGGCTGGACCCTGGACTTGACGGCGCGCCACCTGCTCAATCCGCAGGGCATCGTCATCATGCTCTCGGGCGCCGAATTCCGCCTGCTCAAGGTGTTCCTCGAACATCCGAACCGCGTGCTCAACCGTGACCAGCTGCTGAACCTGACCCAGGGCCGCGACGCCGACCCCTTTGACCGTTCAATCGATATCCAGATCAGTCGCCTGCGCCAGAAACTGGGCGAAGATGCGCGCATGCCGCAAATCATTAAAACTGTGCGCAACGGCGGCTATGTGCTGGCCGGCGCGGTCAGCGTGGAGCCTGCGGCGTGA
- a CDS encoding Spy/CpxP family protein refolding chaperone: MMTSLRKSIAIGMTVLSLGTAAFSAHAEETPAQGRHAHAANKEEAKAKWQEHFAQRQQRLHDSLKLTAQQEPAWATFIAAIKPDMNAAHPDRAAAANMTAPQRMEKHLEMAKQHITKQESHLAALKTFYAVLSPEQQKIFDEQSKRLHQHRRGMMRHHH, translated from the coding sequence ATGATGACCAGCTTACGCAAGAGTATTGCTATCGGGATGACCGTGCTGAGCCTGGGCACGGCCGCATTCAGCGCCCATGCCGAAGAAACCCCGGCGCAAGGCCGCCATGCGCACGCCGCCAATAAAGAAGAAGCCAAAGCCAAATGGCAGGAACATTTCGCGCAACGCCAGCAGCGTTTGCACGATAGCCTGAAATTAACGGCCCAGCAAGAACCCGCCTGGGCGACGTTTATCGCCGCCATTAAACCGGATATGAATGCCGCCCATCCCGACCGCGCCGCCGCCGCAAATATGACGGCGCCGCAGAGAATGGAAAAACATCTGGAAATGGCGAAGCAGCATATTACCAAGCAGGAAAGCCACTTAGCCGCCCTGAAAACCTTCTATGCCGTACTGAGTCCCGAACAGCAGAAAATCTTCGACGAACAATCGAAGCGTCTGCACCAGCACCGCCGCGGCATGATGCGCCACCACCACTGA
- the dsbD gene encoding protein-disulfide reductase DsbD: protein MSSLISPRPFARWLLTALAALLTLALLAGRSARADEEFLDPNVAFQFSARMADSKSVAVTYKIADGYYMYRERFAFKAVGATLGEPDIPPGKVKFDETFQKEVETYRNSVTIIIPVEAAGPFTLMATSQGCSDKGLCYSPQDASTRLQGGGLSISSASAGQAADLAGLSTPESYAAEQAAQAASPARGATAATSELGRIEAALKSGRLMVIVPLFLLLGLGLSFTPCVLPMVPILSSIIVGEGAGATRKRGLLLSLTYALGMAIIYTALGVAAGLAGEGLAAHLQNAWVLGAFALLMALLSLSMFGVYELQVPASLQSRLMAASNRQSSGKLAGVFAMGAISALIVGPCVAAPLAGTLLYIGQTRDVVIGASALFALAVGMSVPLVLVGVSAGAVLPRAGAWMDGVKRFFGVLMLAVAWWLVSPVLPALVQMLGWTVLGLGYGMYLFVKSQHWGLKALSLVFAFVGAAQLIGALSGGRDPLAPLTHLRGGQAHGLQFTRIKTVAQLDATLANTGGKTVMLDFYADWCVSCKEMEKFTFVDPQVKAKLANSVLLQVDVTANDEADKEMLRRFKLFGPPGIILFDRSGKEIPDSRVIGFQNSEKFLQSLSKLQ from the coding sequence ATGTCCAGCCTTATCTCCCCCCGTCCCTTCGCGCGCTGGCTGCTGACGGCCCTGGCCGCACTGTTGACGCTGGCCCTGCTGGCGGGCCGCAGCGCGCGCGCCGACGAAGAATTCCTCGACCCCAATGTCGCCTTCCAGTTCTCGGCCCGCATGGCCGACAGCAAGAGCGTGGCCGTGACCTACAAGATTGCCGATGGCTACTATATGTACCGCGAGCGCTTCGCCTTCAAGGCGGTGGGCGCGACGCTGGGCGAGCCGGACATCCCGCCGGGCAAGGTCAAGTTCGACGAAACCTTCCAGAAAGAAGTCGAAACTTACCGCAATAGCGTGACCATCATCATCCCGGTCGAAGCTGCCGGCCCCTTCACCCTGATGGCGACCAGCCAGGGCTGCTCGGACAAAGGCCTGTGCTATTCGCCGCAGGACGCCAGCACGCGTTTGCAGGGCGGCGGCCTCAGCATCAGCAGCGCGAGCGCCGGCCAGGCGGCTGACCTGGCGGGCCTGAGCACGCCGGAAAGTTATGCCGCCGAGCAAGCTGCCCAGGCTGCCAGCCCGGCGCGCGGCGCGACGGCCGCGACCAGCGAACTGGGCCGCATCGAAGCGGCGCTCAAGAGCGGCCGCCTGATGGTCATCGTGCCGCTCTTCCTGCTGCTGGGACTGGGCCTGTCCTTCACGCCCTGCGTGCTGCCCATGGTGCCGATCCTGTCCTCGATCATCGTCGGCGAAGGCGCGGGCGCCACGCGCAAGCGCGGCCTGCTGCTGTCCCTCACTTACGCGCTGGGTATGGCCATCATCTATACCGCGCTGGGCGTGGCGGCTGGGCTGGCCGGCGAAGGCCTGGCGGCCCATCTGCAGAACGCCTGGGTGCTGGGCGCTTTTGCGCTGCTGATGGCGCTGCTGTCCCTGTCCATGTTCGGCGTTTATGAATTGCAAGTTCCGGCCTCCCTGCAGAGCCGGCTGATGGCCGCCTCCAACCGCCAATCCTCGGGCAAGCTGGCCGGCGTCTTTGCCATGGGCGCGATCTCAGCCCTGATCGTCGGCCCCTGCGTGGCCGCGCCGCTGGCCGGCACCCTGCTGTACATCGGCCAGACGCGCGACGTGGTGATCGGCGCCAGTGCCCTGTTTGCGCTGGCGGTCGGCATGAGCGTGCCCCTGGTCCTGGTTGGCGTTTCGGCCGGCGCCGTGCTGCCGCGCGCCGGCGCCTGGATGGACGGCGTGAAACGTTTCTTCGGCGTGCTGATGCTGGCCGTCGCCTGGTGGCTGGTGTCGCCCGTGCTGCCGGCGCTGGTGCAGATGCTGGGCTGGACCGTGCTTGGCCTTGGTTATGGCATGTACCTCTTCGTCAAATCCCAGCACTGGGGACTCAAAGCCCTGAGCCTGGTCTTTGCTTTCGTCGGCGCCGCCCAGTTGATTGGCGCCCTCAGCGGCGGCCGCGATCCCCTGGCACCCTTAACGCATTTGCGCGGCGGTCAGGCGCATGGCTTGCAATTCACCCGCATTAAAACTGTCGCCCAATTGGACGCCACCCTGGCCAATACCGGCGGCAAAACCGTCATGCTCGATTTTTATGCCGACTGGTGCGTATCGTGCAAGGAAATGGAGAAATTCACTTTTGTCGATCCGCAAGTAAAAGCCAAATTAGCCAATAGCGTTTTATTGCAAGTCGACGTCACCGCCAATGACGAAGCCGATAAGGAAATGCTGCGCCGTTTCAAATTATTCGGCCCCCCCGGCATTATTCTCTTCGACCGCAGTGGAAAAGAAATCCCCGATTCCCGCGTAATTGGATTCCAGAATAGCGAAAAATTCCTGCAATCCCTCAGCAAGCTGCAATAA
- a CDS encoding M28 family peptidase → MRIRPTLLILLGTTLAAPVLPAADLAHAQPTFGSASENSLLAHIQILASDDFEGRAPGTPGEAKTVAYIEQQFRRLGLKPGNPDGSYVQAVPMRGQHATPRFSYQEGGAQPVQLRFPDDFVAYASGPEDQLTLRDSELVFVGYGVVAPEYGWDDYKGADLRGKTLLMLINDPALPDPRDPSRLDPAMFRGEAMTYYGRWNYKYESAAQQGAAAALIVHETKPAAYPYEVVRNGALAERFSLLDDGAADGPPVPGWIHLDKAKELVAAAGYDFAALKQAALSKDFRPISLKAQASFDVSSQSRSLSSQNVVGLIEGSDPLLKHDYIIYSAHWDHFGIDERLPGPRSRQIYHGALDNASGVGALLELAKAYQALPQRPKRSILFLATTAEESGLLGAKYYGNYPLYPLARTVANINIDGINAWGRTAQIENVTSGHSTLDEVLARHALAQGRSMAPDARPELGSFYRADQLEFARQGVPVLYTKSRSGYIGKPDNYARDVVDYYVAHDYHKVSDEVRDNWDFSGGLEDIELLFRVGQELAQGGARPQWYPTSEFRTLRATLRAKP, encoded by the coding sequence ATGCGCATCCGCCCCACCCTGCTCATCCTGCTCGGCACCACCCTGGCCGCCCCTGTCCTGCCTGCCGCCGATCTGGCGCACGCCCAACCCACCTTCGGCAGCGCCAGCGAAAACAGCTTGCTGGCCCATATCCAGATCCTGGCTTCGGACGACTTCGAAGGCCGCGCGCCCGGCACGCCCGGCGAGGCGAAGACCGTGGCCTATATCGAACAGCAATTCCGCCGCCTGGGCCTGAAGCCGGGCAATCCGGACGGCAGCTATGTGCAGGCGGTGCCGATGCGTGGCCAACACGCCACGCCGCGTTTCAGCTACCAGGAGGGCGGCGCGCAGCCGGTGCAGCTGCGCTTCCCCGACGATTTCGTGGCCTATGCCAGCGGCCCCGAAGACCAGCTGACGCTGCGCGATTCGGAGCTGGTCTTCGTCGGTTACGGGGTGGTGGCGCCGGAGTATGGCTGGGACGATTACAAGGGCGCCGACCTGCGCGGCAAGACCCTGCTCATGCTGATCAACGATCCCGCCCTGCCCGATCCGCGCGACCCCAGCCGCCTCGACCCGGCCATGTTCCGCGGCGAAGCCATGACGTATTACGGGCGCTGGAACTACAAATACGAGAGCGCCGCCCAGCAGGGCGCGGCGGCGGCCCTGATCGTGCATGAAACCAAGCCGGCCGCCTATCCCTACGAGGTGGTGCGCAATGGCGCCCTGGCTGAGCGCTTCAGCCTGCTCGACGATGGCGCGGCCGATGGACCGCCCGTGCCGGGCTGGATTCATCTGGATAAGGCGAAGGAATTGGTGGCGGCCGCCGGCTACGATTTTGCGGCGCTCAAGCAAGCGGCGCTGTCGAAGGATTTTCGCCCCATCAGCCTGAAGGCGCAGGCCAGTTTCGACGTGAGCAGCCAGTCGCGCAGCCTGAGTTCGCAGAATGTGGTGGGCTTGATCGAGGGTTCCGATCCCCTGCTCAAGCACGACTACATCATCTATAGCGCGCACTGGGACCATTTCGGCATCGACGAGCGGCTGCCGGGGCCGCGCTCGCGCCAGATCTACCATGGCGCGCTGGACAACGCTTCCGGCGTGGGCGCCCTGCTGGAGCTGGCGAAAGCGTATCAAGCCTTGCCGCAGCGGCCCAAGCGCTCCATCCTCTTCCTCGCCACCACGGCCGAGGAAAGCGGTCTGCTCGGCGCGAAATACTATGGCAACTATCCGCTCTACCCGCTGGCGCGCACTGTTGCCAACATCAATATCGACGGCATCAACGCCTGGGGCCGCACGGCCCAGATCGAGAACGTGACCTCGGGCCATTCGACGCTGGACGAGGTGCTGGCGCGCCACGCGCTGGCCCAGGGCCGCAGCATGGCGCCCGATGCGCGGCCCGAACTGGGCAGCTTCTACCGCGCCGACCAGCTGGAATTCGCGCGCCAAGGCGTGCCGGTGCTGTACACCAAGTCGCGCAGCGGCTATATCGGCAAGCCCGACAATTATGCGCGCGACGTGGTCGACTATTATGTGGCCCACGATTACCACAAGGTCAGCGACGAGGTGCGCGACAACTGGGACTTCAGCGGCGGCCTGGAAGATATCGAGCTGCTGTTCCGGGTCGGCCAGGAGCTGGCCCAGGGCGGCGCCCGGCCGCAGTGGTATCCCACGTCCGAATTCCGCACCCTGCGCGCGACCCTGCGCGCCAAGCCGTAA